The sequence below is a genomic window from Lycium ferocissimum isolate CSIRO_LF1 chromosome 9, AGI_CSIRO_Lferr_CH_V1, whole genome shotgun sequence.
ccgaTTATGCTATTTCTTCAAAATGTAAAACTAGTATTTACTTTATTTGActtttttcttgtatttctATGCAGTTAACTTACTGTAATTGTTCAGAGTTATTGTtagaaattttcataaaatggaAACATATTTAATAATGTGTCGTTTTGATGGAAACTTTTAAAGTATAATTAGACAAAACTAAATCAATTCTAGTTTTCTACTTTAGGAGAACATAGTGCTAACATAAAAATGagtatatattttcaaaagacaaattattttccaaaaaaaaaaaaaattaaataacgaACAGTGTGAATTAGAAATGAGGTTGTACTTACAGCAAAAATAGTGGCGTGACCAGGATCAGCAAGGTGAGCAAAGAGGTTGTCAATTGGGCCAGTTCCAGTGTAAATGTGTTGGAACCATGCACCCATGACAGCCAACATGGCGAGTCTTCCGTTCTTGATCTCCTTTGTCCTCAACTCCTTGATCTTTTCAGGGGAACCAGAACCCCAACCCAAGGGGTCAAACCACAAGCCACCTGGATAACCGACGTCTGTCCCTGTGAGCTTGTTGTTAGGGAAGATGGGGTCTGTGTTTACACATCCAGGCTTGATGATATCTGCCCACCTTCTTCCCTCAGCCCAACCTATAAGTACCAACTCGATGACGAATAGAGTGGTTGTGTCTGTGAAGTATTCTTGTTCCCCAGCGGTGTACCATGAAGGTGTGTTAAGGATTCCGATTTTTGTGAGGAATTCCGGGATGAAAATTCCTGCAGCTCCCAACATTGCCCATCTGCAGTGTACAATTTCTGCCTGCACGTTCCATTTCAAGCTCTCTGGGTCCGATGCTGTGGGATATATCCACAATAATGATAATTAATGATAGATATTCTATATATGTCTTGGACAAGAAACAAATTAATCATAAATTCGCATACATACAGAGGCCAAGAGGATCGAAACCGAAATCTCCAGGAAGGCTGCAAGGTGAAGATTAAAGTAATACTGTATCAGTATATTGAGTACAAGTTAGTTAGATTAAAGTGATAGTAGGTAGATCATGACTGACCTGCCATCAAGCCATTCAGGAGGGGTGCTGCCAGGGAACCAGAGTGGTCTGTCAGGGTCCGCAGCAACACACACTGTCACAGCTCGTGGCGATCCGGCTGGTGCAGCGTATTTGCTCACTCTCAGTCTTCTCCCTCCAAGGAATGAAGCTTTTGTTGCTCCTATAATTGATCCATTTCTCTGGGAACTGCAGCAATCACAATTGAACTTGAACATCCTTTTCATGCTAAAACTATTTACCCTATTAGAATGCTATAGTGCTATTCTTTTTCGTGTTTGGATGCTTGTCACCTATTGTATTGTATAACATAATGCTTGTTTTGATTGTTgcttaaattttattgtattgTATCGTTAAATCCATCGTTATGTAACGATGAAAATTCTCATTTTGTTTGATCGCGTcgttacctttttttttcttctctagtTTTGCCTTCCCTTATTATGAGATAATCCTATTTTATCCTCTACTGTACCTTTTTATAATAGCTCTACCCGGTACCTTACTTTTCTAGTAGGTTATTCTCCAAATTGCTGATGTGTGATATTATGTAACGACGGGCAATGATACAGTCTATCCAAAGTAAAACGATATaatatgatacattatgaaacgaTATGTAACAACTAACAACCATACAAAGAAAGTGGCTTCTTTATTGTGTTGGtctatttaaattattttggtGGGTGGAGGAAGTTGAAGAGAACTTACCTTGGGGAAGAAAAAGCAACAGCAGCGATGGTGGATGAAGCACAGGCAGAGGCCATGTCGGCAAATTCTTCACTCTTTCTTGTCTGCAGTAGTGTGTGATTAAGGGAGATCAGTGAGATTGTGGTATTTTATGATGAGAGGTGAGGGGGCTTATCTTTATGGATAGAAGGGGTCAATCTGTGATTGGTTGCTTGAATTGCCATGTGGCAACCACAATCCAATATCTACCCTCACTACCTTAACTTCTTTCAGCTTACTTGGAATAATCTGGTTCTAGTGGTAGCCTAGGTGGCTGGTCCTTAATGTatgaaaaatttactatgtgTGAGATAAGCCACGAAATACTTGTGTGAGAGACTCATTATGTGTCAAGTGGAGTGTGGACccttaggggttgtttggtttggACATGCAGATAAGAATTTGATACACAGCTTACGCATAAATTTATTTCTTTGGATGTTGATTTGTTATATTAAAagttaataaatattatatatactttttaaaattaaacttttttttatagttaaaattgaaacaattttttacgaaatattaaaatattatagtaAAATGTATAAAAATTTTGTTTAGAAAAGGAAAGTATTTAAGTGGGGAGTGATAAGGGTAATATTGtcatttcaactttttattcatgtattagttattccatcttctacc
It includes:
- the LOC132030041 gene encoding chlorophyll a-b binding protein, chloroplastic; protein product: MASACASSTIAAVAFSSPSSQRNGSIIGATKASFLGGRRLRVSKYAAPAGSPRAVTVCVAADPDRPLWFPGSTPPEWLDGSLPGDFGFDPLGLSSDPESLKWNVQAEIVHCRWAMLGAAGIFIPEFLTKIGILNTPSWYTAGEQEYFTDTTTLFVIELVLIGWAEGRRWADIIKPGCVNTDPIFPNNKLTGTDVGYPGGLWFDPLGWGSGSPEKIKELRTKEIKNGRLAMLAVMGAWFQHIYTGTGPIDNLFAHLADPGHATIFAAFSPK